In a single window of the Vitis vinifera cultivar Pinot Noir 40024 chromosome 6, ASM3070453v1 genome:
- the LOC100243279 gene encoding farnesol kinase, chloroplastic isoform X1 — protein MLPQNPVAGDICAAALTGGTVLSLIQFWGGIAKRGFTGQTVSRKFVHISVGLVFMLFWPLFSSGCRGALLAALIPGVNIIRMLLLGLGIWKDEAVVKSMSRYGDHRELLKGPLCYALAITLACAIYWRTSPIAIAAICNLCAGDGLADLVGRRFGIQKIPYNRNKSFSGSLAMAVAGFLASIGYMHYFASFGFIQESWEMVFGFLVVSLGSTLVESLPISNEIDDNLTIPVTSLLLGTLVF, from the exons ATGTTGCCTCAGAATCCGGTCGCCGGCGACATATGCGCCGCAGCTCTGACTGGCGGCACTGTTCTCTCGCTGATTCAGTTTTGGGGAGGGATTGCGAAACGAGGATTCACAGGCCAG ACAGTGAGTAGGAAATTTGTCCATATAAGCGTTGGATTGGTTTTCATGCTTTTCTGGCCTTTGTTCAG CTCGGGCTGTCGGGGAGCACTTTTAGCAGCTCTTATTCCAGGCGTCAATATTATACGAATGCTTCTTTTAGGACTAGGAATATGGAAGGATGAGGCTGTTGTCAAGTCAATGAGCAGATACGGAGATCACAG GGAACTTCTCAAGGGACCACTATGCTATGCCTTAGCTATTACTCTTGCCTGTGCAATCTATTGGAGAACTTCCCCCATTGCAATTGCTGCAATTTGCAACTTGTGTGCTGGAGATG GTTTAGCTGACCTTGTGGGAAGGCGGTTTGGCATTCAGAAAATTCCCTACAACAGAAACAAGTCCTTCTCTGGTAGCCTGGCAATGGCAGTTGCTGGTTTTTTGGCATCTATTGG GTACATGCATTATTTTGCCTCATTTGGGTTCATTCAAGAAAGTTGGGAAATGGTTTTCGGTTTCTTGGTTGTTTCTCTTGGCTCAACATTGGTGGAATCGCTCCCTATAAGCAATGAAATTGATGACAACCTCACAATTCCTGTGACTTCTCTATTGTTGGGTACTCTTGTTTTCTAA
- the LOC100265588 gene encoding farnesol kinase, chloroplastic — MGAANFNVSILRASAGITYFTADFRLADRPPLNATFSAGVTATTGLRVRFRVPNGGLARGGLTSPSALMLPQNPVAGDICAAALTGAAALSLLRFWGEIAKRGFFDQTVGRKLVHISVGLVFMLFWPLFSSGRQGAVLAALIPGVNIIRMLLLGLGIWKDEAIVKSMSRHGDHRELLKGPLYYASAITLACAIYWRTSPIAIAAICNLCAGDGLADLVGRRFGIQKIPYNRNKSFSGSLAMAVAGFLASIGYMHYFASFGFIQESWEMVFGFLVVSLGSTLVESLPISSELDDNLTIPVTSLLLGTLVF, encoded by the exons ATGGGTGCGGCAAACTTCAACGTCTCAATCCTCCGCGCCTCCGCTGGCATCACCTATTTTACAGCTGATTTCCGCCTTGCTGACCGTCCGCCTCTGAATGCCACCTTCTCCGCCGGCGTCACTGCCACTACCGGTTTACGAGTCAGATTCCGAGTACCCAACGGAGGACTAGCTCGCGGCGGTTTGACTTCCCCATCGGCCTTGATGCTGCCTCAGAATCCAGTCGCCGGCGACATCTGCGCCGCAGCTCTGACTGGTGCCGCTGCTCTCTCGCTGCTTCGGTTTTGGGGCGAGATTGCGAAAAGAGGATTCTTTGACCAG ACAGTGGGTAGAAAACTTGTACATATAAGCGTTGGACTGGTTTTCATGCTTTTCTGGCCTTTGTTCAG CTCGGGCCGTCAGGGAGCAGTTTTAGCAGCTCTTATTCCAGGCGTCAATATTATACGGATGCTGCTTTTAGGACTAGGAATATGGAAGGATGAGGCCATTGTCAAGTCAATGAGCAGACATGGAGATCACAG GGAACTTCTCAAGGGACCGCTATACTATGCCTCAGCTATTACTCTTGCCTGTGCAATCTATTGGAGAACTTCCCCCATTGCAATTGCTGCAATTTGCAACTTGTGTGCTGGAGATG GTTTAGCAGATCTTGTGGGAAGGCGGTTTGGCATTCAGAAAATTCCCTACAACAGAAACAAGTCCTTCTCTGGTAGCCTGGCAATGGCAGTTGCTGGTTTTTTGGCATCTATTGG GTACATGCATTATTTTGCCTCATTTGGGTTTATTCAAGAAAGTTGGGAAATGGTTTTCGGTTTCTTGGTTGTTTCTCTTGGCTCAACACTGGTGGAATCACTCCCTATAAGCAGTGAACTTGATGACAACCTCACAATTCCTGTGACTTCTCTATTGTTGGGTACTCTTGTTTTCTAA
- the LOC100243279 gene encoding farnesol kinase, chloroplastic isoform X3, protein MLPQNPVAGDICAAALTGGTVLSLIQFWGGIAKRGFTGQGTSQGTTMLCLSYYSCLCNLLENFPHCNCCNLQLVCWRWYSPQEDLTYNTNEKKEGYAWNFPELIFFNTTWAYRLFSPIKFSGLADLVGRRFGIQKIPYNRNKSFSGSLAMAVAGFLASIGYMHYFASFGFIQESWEMVFGFLVVSLGSTLVESLPISNEIDDNLTIPVTSLLLGTLVF, encoded by the exons ATGTTGCCTCAGAATCCGGTCGCCGGCGACATATGCGCCGCAGCTCTGACTGGCGGCACTGTTCTCTCGCTGATTCAGTTTTGGGGAGGGATTGCGAAACGAGGATTCACAGGCCAG GGAACTTCTCAAGGGACCACTATGCTATGCCTTAGCTATTACTCTTGCCTGTGCAATCTATTGGAGAACTTCCCCCATTGCAATTGCTGCAATTTGCAACTTGTGTGCTGGAGATGGTATAGTCCACAAGAAGACTTGACTTACaacacaaatgaaaaaaaggaaggcTATGCTTGGAACTTTCCTGAACTTATCTTTTTCAATACAACTTGGGCTTATAGACTTTTTTCACCTATTAAATTTTCAGGTTTAGCTGACCTTGTGGGAAGGCGGTTTGGCATTCAGAAAATTCCCTACAACAGAAACAAGTCCTTCTCTGGTAGCCTGGCAATGGCAGTTGCTGGTTTTTTGGCATCTATTGG GTACATGCATTATTTTGCCTCATTTGGGTTCATTCAAGAAAGTTGGGAAATGGTTTTCGGTTTCTTGGTTGTTTCTCTTGGCTCAACATTGGTGGAATCGCTCCCTATAAGCAATGAAATTGATGACAACCTCACAATTCCTGTGACTTCTCTATTGTTGGGTACTCTTGTTTTCTAA
- the LOC100243279 gene encoding probable phytol kinase 2, chloroplastic isoform X2, giving the protein MRRSSDWRHCSLADSVLGRDCETRIHRPVSRKFVHISVGLVFMLFWPLFSSGCRGALLAALIPGVNIIRMLLLGLGIWKDEAVVKSMSRYGDHRELLKGPLCYALAITLACAIYWRTSPIAIAAICNLCAGDGLADLVGRRFGIQKIPYNRNKSFSGSLAMAVAGFLASIGYMHYFASFGFIQESWEMVFGFLVVSLGSTLVESLPISNEIDDNLTIPVTSLLLGTLVF; this is encoded by the exons ATGCGCCGCAGCTCTGACTGGCGGCACTGTTCTCTCGCTGATTCAGTTTTGGGGAGGGATTGCGAAACGAGGATTCACAGGCCAG TGAGTAGGAAATTTGTCCATATAAGCGTTGGATTGGTTTTCATGCTTTTCTGGCCTTTGTTCAG CTCGGGCTGTCGGGGAGCACTTTTAGCAGCTCTTATTCCAGGCGTCAATATTATACGAATGCTTCTTTTAGGACTAGGAATATGGAAGGATGAGGCTGTTGTCAAGTCAATGAGCAGATACGGAGATCACAG GGAACTTCTCAAGGGACCACTATGCTATGCCTTAGCTATTACTCTTGCCTGTGCAATCTATTGGAGAACTTCCCCCATTGCAATTGCTGCAATTTGCAACTTGTGTGCTGGAGATG GTTTAGCTGACCTTGTGGGAAGGCGGTTTGGCATTCAGAAAATTCCCTACAACAGAAACAAGTCCTTCTCTGGTAGCCTGGCAATGGCAGTTGCTGGTTTTTTGGCATCTATTGG GTACATGCATTATTTTGCCTCATTTGGGTTCATTCAAGAAAGTTGGGAAATGGTTTTCGGTTTCTTGGTTGTTTCTCTTGGCTCAACATTGGTGGAATCGCTCCCTATAAGCAATGAAATTGATGACAACCTCACAATTCCTGTGACTTCTCTATTGTTGGGTACTCTTGTTTTCTAA
- the LOC100260376 gene encoding BAG family molecular chaperone regulator 4 — protein sequence MRKSSCKGVVGNVCKEEIDWELRPGGMLVQKRNAGDAASSPMIKIKVSHGSYHHYITIPAQSTFGDLKRVLAHETGLEPKEQRLLFRGKEKENDECLHMVGVKEMSKVILLEDPASKEKKLEEMKKDQGILKAYEAVALVRVEVDKLSEKIVALERAVRGGNKVVDKEFVVLTELLMVQLLQLDTIEADGEAKVQRRIEVCRIQSFVDTLDNLKARNSNPFNNSTNAVSVTTKWVAFESGIGSLSAPTPLQSSTKITQDWELFD from the exons ATGAGAAAATCAAGTTGTAAAGGGGTTGTGGGCAATGTGTGCAAAGAGGAGATTGATTGGGAACTCAGGCCTGGTGGTATGCTTGTCCAAAAGAGGAATGCTGGGGATGCTGCTTCTAGTCCTATGATCAAGATCAAGGTCTCCCATGGTTCTTATCATCACTATATCACCATCCCTGCTCAGTCTACTTTTG GGGATCTGAAAAGGGTTCTTGCCCATGAGACTGGTCTGGAGCCTAAGGAGCAGAGACTTTTGTTtagagggaaagaaaaggaaaatgatgaaTGCTTGCACATGGTGGGTGTAAAAGAAATGTCCAAGGTGATACTATTAGAGGACCCAGCTAGCAAAGAGAAGAAGCTTGAGGAAATGAAGAAAGATCAGGGCATATTAAAAGCCTATGAAGCTGTCGCTCTAGTCAGAGTAGAGGTCGACAAGCTCTCAGAAAAG atTGTTGCCTTGGAGAGAGCTGTTCGTGGTGGCAATAAGGTTGTGGACAAGGAATTTGTTGTATTGACAGAGTTGCTTATGGTTCAGTTGCTTCAATTGGATACTATTGAGGCTGATGGAGAAGCAAAAGTACAGAGACGGATTGAG GTTTGTCGTATTCAGAGCTTTGTGGACACACTAGACAATCTAAAGGCAAGAAACTCCAATCCTTTTAACAACAGTACCAATGCAGTGTCGGTGACTACCAAATGGGTGGCCTTTGAGTCAGGAATAGGAAGCTTGAGCGCTCCAACCCCATTGCAATCTTCTACGAAAATAACTCAGGACTGGGAACTCTTTGACTAG
- the LOC100854968 gene encoding SAGA-associated factor 11: MSAPNEDTMSSQLSSHFFGDLLDSIIVDVASECHRIARLGLDRNLEEEEEELRLSAQARVRVADPSNSGEANSKYVVDIFGQSHPAIASEIFECMNCGRSIMAGRFAPHLEKCMGKGRKARLKATRSSTAAQNRYSRGSPVSSYSPYSNSTSTSRLSNGTPGVGGEEYSNGTLEEP; this comes from the exons ATGTCAGCACCAAACGAGGATACTATGTCCAGTCAG CTTTCATCCCATTTTTTTGGGGATCTTCTTGATTCCATTATTGTTGATGTTGCATCTGAGTGTCATCGGATAGCAAGGCTGGGCCTTGATCGAAAtctggaagaagaggaagaagaattgAGGTTGTCAGCACAAGCCCGAGTAAGGGTAGCTGATCCTAGTAACAGTGGTGAAGCAAATAGCAAGTATGTGGTTGACATATTTGGACAATCTCATCCTGCCATAGCGAGTGAAATATTTGAATGCATGAACTGTGGACGATCAATCATGGCTGGAAGGTTTGCTCCTCATTTGGAAAAGTGCATGGGAAAG GGTAGGAAGGCTCGTCTCAAAGCAACAAGAAGTAGCACAGCTGCACAGAACCGGTACTCACGAGGCAGTCCTGTTTCCTCATACTCCCCTTATTCAAATTCCACCAGCACAAGCCGGCTATCGAATGGAACACCTGGTGTTGGAGGTGAGGAGTACTCCAATGGCACATTGGAAGAGCCGTGA